In Cupriavidus basilensis, one genomic interval encodes:
- a CDS encoding pyridoxal phosphate-dependent aminotransferase: MPTNLSAQPGTLAPLTPPASRLPKVGTTIFTVMSALAAERNAVNLGQGFPDFDCAPKIVDAVAQAMRAGLNQYPPMAGVPKLRQAIAGKIGKLYGHAYDWDSEITVTAGATQGILTTILCAVHPGDEVIVLEPCYDSYIPAIEMAGGKVVSVALDAPHFHIPFDRLAAAITPRTRMLLINTPHNPTGTIWRAGDMDRLAGLLAGTDILLLSDEVYEHMVFDGQQHQSVSRHPELARRSFVVSSFGKTYHVTGWKVGYVAAPAALSAEFRKVHQFNVFTVNTPVQHGLADYMADPAPYLDLAGFYQAKRDFFRAGLAGTRFKLLPSDGTYFQCVDYSAISDMSEADFSMWLTREIGVAAIPVSAFYSQPRESGVVRFCFAKKEETLALALERLKRL, translated from the coding sequence ATGCCCACGAATCTCTCCGCCCAGCCCGGCACCCTTGCTCCCCTCACGCCGCCGGCTTCGCGCCTGCCCAAGGTCGGCACCACCATCTTTACCGTGATGTCGGCGCTGGCCGCCGAGCGCAATGCCGTCAACCTCGGCCAGGGCTTCCCGGATTTCGACTGCGCCCCGAAGATCGTCGATGCCGTCGCGCAAGCCATGCGCGCTGGCCTGAACCAGTACCCGCCGATGGCGGGCGTGCCCAAGCTGCGCCAGGCCATCGCCGGCAAGATCGGCAAGCTGTACGGCCATGCCTACGACTGGGACAGCGAGATCACGGTCACGGCGGGCGCCACCCAGGGCATCCTGACCACTATCCTGTGCGCCGTGCATCCGGGCGATGAAGTGATCGTGCTGGAACCCTGCTACGACAGCTACATCCCCGCGATCGAAATGGCCGGTGGCAAGGTCGTGTCGGTGGCCCTTGACGCGCCGCACTTCCACATCCCCTTTGACCGCCTCGCCGCCGCGATCACGCCGCGCACGCGGATGCTGCTGATCAACACGCCGCACAACCCCACCGGCACCATCTGGCGCGCCGGCGACATGGATCGCCTGGCCGGACTGCTGGCGGGCACCGACATCCTGCTGCTGTCAGACGAGGTGTACGAGCACATGGTGTTCGACGGCCAGCAGCACCAGTCGGTATCGCGTCACCCGGAGCTGGCACGCCGCAGCTTCGTGGTATCGAGCTTCGGCAAGACCTACCACGTGACTGGCTGGAAAGTGGGCTATGTGGCCGCGCCGGCCGCGCTCTCGGCCGAGTTCCGCAAGGTGCACCAGTTCAATGTGTTCACGGTGAACACCCCGGTGCAGCATGGCCTGGCCGACTACATGGCGGACCCGGCGCCCTACCTGGACCTGGCGGGCTTCTACCAGGCCAAGCGCGATTTCTTCCGCGCCGGGCTGGCCGGCACGCGCTTCAAGCTGCTGCCGTCAGACGGCACCTACTTCCAGTGCGTGGACTACTCCGCCATCTCGGACATGAGCGAGGCGGACTTCTCGATGTGGCTCACGCGCGAGATCGGCGTGGCGGCGATTCCGGTTTCGGCGTTTTACTCGCAGCCGCGGGAGTCTGGGGTGGTGCGGTTCTGTTTTGCCAAGAAGGAAGAGACGCTGGCGCTGGCGTTGGAGAGATTGAAGCGGCTGTAA
- a CDS encoding N-formylglutamate amidohydrolase: protein MTEADRKTGLSPYLLQLPQGESSPLFLDSPHSATSYPADFRPAAGLPLPLLRQAEDTFVDELYADAPARGIALLCAGFPRSYLDANRGIEEIDEALLDAPWPGPRQETSKTRLGKGLVWRVLDTGEAIYDRKLSVAEVQARIAQYYLPYYAQLQKLADQAIATHGSAWHINCHSMPSQAAQYATEHPGLQHPDFVVGDRDGTTCDTRFTDRVEGVLKDMGYDVWRNHPYKGVEIVRVVGQPAQKRHSLQLEINRKLYMDEVGLVHNAGFGKLKADLNALLDDLKAFVKTI from the coding sequence ATGACGGAAGCAGACCGAAAGACCGGGCTCAGCCCTTACCTCCTGCAACTGCCGCAAGGCGAGAGCAGCCCGCTCTTTCTCGATTCGCCGCATAGCGCCACCAGCTACCCGGCCGATTTCCGGCCGGCGGCCGGCTTGCCCCTGCCGCTGCTGCGCCAGGCCGAAGACACCTTTGTCGACGAGCTGTACGCCGATGCTCCCGCACGCGGCATTGCGCTGCTGTGCGCGGGCTTCCCGCGCAGCTACCTCGATGCCAACCGCGGCATCGAGGAAATCGACGAAGCCCTGCTCGACGCGCCCTGGCCCGGCCCGCGCCAGGAAACCTCCAAGACCCGTCTTGGCAAGGGCCTGGTGTGGCGCGTGCTGGATACCGGCGAGGCCATCTACGACCGCAAGCTGAGCGTGGCCGAGGTGCAGGCGCGCATTGCGCAGTACTACCTGCCCTACTATGCGCAACTGCAAAAGCTGGCCGACCAGGCCATCGCCACGCACGGCAGCGCCTGGCACATCAACTGCCACTCGATGCCCAGCCAGGCGGCGCAGTACGCCACCGAGCATCCCGGGCTGCAGCATCCGGACTTCGTGGTGGGCGACCGCGACGGCACCACCTGCGACACGCGCTTCACGGACCGCGTGGAAGGCGTGCTCAAGGACATGGGCTACGACGTCTGGCGCAACCACCCCTACAAGGGCGTGGAAATCGTGCGCGTGGTGGGCCAGCCGGCGCAAAAGCGCCACAGCCTGCAGCTTGAGATCAACCGCAAGCTGTACATGGACGAAGTCGGCCTGGTGCACAACGCGGGCTTCGGCAAGTTGAAGGCAGACCTCAACGCGCTGCTGGACGACCTCAAGGCCTTCGTCAAGACGATCTGA
- a CDS encoding histidine phosphatase family protein gives MELPPSPRRRIYLMRHGAVTYFDETGRPALPELVPLNDTGREQASAAGRAFAAENIRFDRIIVSGLPRTVETAERVLAELPGMADAAMETWPELQEIRGGKLQGISDDKLRDAFIGAFEGEVPEDKRFLDGESVGEFLDRVLPALRRLRDDPNWDTALLVLHGGTNRAILSHAITCGRRVFFGSLMQTAGCINVLDVGDEPLDWVVRMMNYSPPTPVHSGTRHTTMEVLLHQYLRFRDLRGPAS, from the coding sequence ATGGAATTGCCGCCCTCGCCCCGCCGCCGCATCTACCTGATGCGCCATGGCGCGGTGACCTACTTCGACGAGACCGGGCGCCCTGCGCTGCCCGAGCTGGTGCCGCTCAACGATACCGGGCGCGAACAGGCCAGCGCGGCTGGCCGTGCGTTTGCCGCCGAGAACATCCGCTTCGACCGCATCATCGTCAGCGGGCTGCCGCGCACGGTGGAAACCGCCGAGCGCGTGCTGGCGGAGTTGCCCGGCATGGCCGATGCCGCGATGGAAACCTGGCCCGAGCTGCAGGAAATCCGCGGTGGCAAGCTGCAAGGCATCAGCGACGACAAGCTGCGCGACGCCTTTATCGGTGCCTTTGAAGGCGAAGTGCCCGAAGACAAGCGCTTCCTCGATGGCGAAAGCGTGGGCGAATTCCTCGACCGCGTGCTGCCCGCCCTGCGCCGCCTGCGCGACGACCCGAACTGGGACACCGCCCTGCTGGTCCTGCATGGCGGCACCAACCGCGCCATCCTCTCCCACGCCATCACCTGCGGGCGCCGCGTGTTCTTCGGCAGCCTGATGCAAACCGCCGGCTGCATCAATGTGCTCGACGTGGGCGACGAGCCACTGGACTGGGTGGTGCGCATGATGAATTACTCGCCGCCCACGCCCGTGCACAGCGGTACGCGCCACACCACCATGGAAGTGTTGCTGCATCAATACCTGCGCTTTCGCGACCTGCGCGGGCCGGCCAGCTAG
- a CDS encoding carboxypeptidase family protein, whose amino-acid sequence MSSALHISASFDSGAIEVESLAQASDIRLRIRADSHAEFRQWFHFRLQGAAGQACRLQFLNAGDCTYPDGWRGYQAVASYDRAHWFRVPTSFDGSTMTVAFTPEHDSVWLAYFEPYSEDRHLSLLATCQRSPLARLSHLGSTVDGRDMTAVTVGTPGDGKKAIWMIARQHPGESMAEWFCEGVLQRLTGTGMWAGDPVARRLLERAVFHIVPNMNPDGSARGNLRTNAAGANLNREWMAPSEQTSPEVYHVRRAIEATGCDMFFDIHGDEGLPYNFVAGSEMLPGFTEVQKAEQLRFIDAFKRATPDFQDVHGYAASKYNQDALKLASKYIGHTFGCLSLTLEMPFKDNADQPDPAVGWNGARSALLGAAMLQAVLAQLG is encoded by the coding sequence ATGAGTTCAGCCCTGCATATTTCCGCCAGCTTCGATTCGGGCGCCATTGAAGTCGAATCGCTTGCGCAGGCGAGCGACATCCGCCTGCGCATCCGGGCAGACTCGCATGCAGAGTTCCGCCAGTGGTTCCATTTCCGGCTGCAGGGCGCGGCCGGCCAGGCGTGCCGCCTGCAGTTCCTCAATGCCGGCGACTGCACCTACCCCGACGGCTGGCGTGGCTACCAGGCCGTGGCCTCCTATGACCGCGCGCACTGGTTCCGCGTGCCGACCAGCTTCGATGGCAGCACCATGACGGTGGCCTTCACGCCCGAGCATGACAGCGTGTGGCTGGCCTACTTCGAGCCCTACTCCGAGGACCGCCACCTGTCCCTGCTGGCCACCTGCCAGCGTTCGCCGCTGGCGCGGCTCTCACACCTGGGCAGCACGGTGGACGGCCGCGACATGACCGCGGTCACGGTCGGCACGCCTGGCGACGGCAAGAAGGCCATCTGGATGATCGCGCGCCAGCATCCCGGCGAATCCATGGCGGAATGGTTCTGCGAGGGCGTGCTGCAGCGCCTGACGGGCACTGGCATGTGGGCCGGCGACCCGGTGGCGCGCCGCCTGCTGGAGCGCGCCGTGTTCCACATCGTGCCGAACATGAACCCGGACGGCTCGGCGCGTGGCAACCTGCGCACCAATGCGGCGGGCGCCAACCTCAATCGCGAATGGATGGCCCCCAGCGAGCAGACCAGCCCGGAGGTGTATCACGTGCGCCGTGCCATCGAGGCCACCGGCTGCGACATGTTCTTCGACATCCATGGCGACGAGGGCCTGCCGTATAACTTCGTCGCGGGCAGCGAGATGCTGCCCGGCTTTACCGAGGTGCAGAAGGCCGAGCAACTGCGTTTCATCGACGCGTTCAAGCGCGCCACGCCGGACTTCCAGGACGTGCACGGCTACGCTGCCAGCAAGTACAACCAGGACGCACTCAAGCTGGCCTCGAAGTACATCGGCCATACCTTTGGCTGCCTGTCGCTGACGCTGGAGATGCCGTTCAAGGACAATGCCGACCAGCCCGACCCGGCGGTGGGATGGAATGGCGCGCGCAGCGCCCTGCTGGGCGCTGCGATGCTGCAGGCGGTGCTGGCGCAACTGGGCTGA
- a CDS encoding BspC domain-containing protein: protein MIRRISDLLSSRLCAFAAAVAGAIALVGCADTPLNDRDAVVSPGIATPAAAANSASTRPAPTPPATPAPPTKTVTLPAQGRVSLAEYRAQMREQLMQTENASADVADCAAHASWVVPRSATYDALKIPTGALGAGQATVEPWDGRFSQGKQAVPVSSVVTFSATAHKRRAEAQWEPVKVRCGYADGMMLAYELLDGSGTVISEPAAAPAVRSSGGSNTRQATSSKGHKGSKASKSGSGKATKSTSSSRSSSSKSTAKSSSAKTSKATASKSTTKKPH, encoded by the coding sequence GTGATCCGACGAATCTCTGACCTCCTCAGCAGCCGGCTGTGTGCGTTCGCTGCTGCAGTGGCAGGTGCGATCGCCCTGGTGGGCTGCGCCGATACCCCGCTCAATGATCGCGACGCCGTGGTGTCTCCCGGCATCGCCACCCCGGCAGCCGCTGCCAACTCCGCATCCACCCGCCCCGCGCCGACCCCGCCCGCCACCCCCGCACCGCCCACTAAGACCGTGACCCTGCCCGCGCAAGGCCGCGTGAGCCTGGCCGAGTACCGTGCGCAGATGCGCGAGCAACTGATGCAGACCGAGAACGCCAGCGCGGATGTGGCCGATTGCGCCGCGCACGCCAGCTGGGTCGTGCCGCGCTCGGCCACCTACGACGCATTGAAGATCCCCACCGGCGCGCTCGGCGCCGGCCAGGCCACCGTCGAGCCATGGGACGGCCGCTTCTCGCAAGGCAAGCAAGCGGTGCCGGTCAGCTCGGTGGTGACATTTTCCGCGACCGCGCACAAGCGCCGCGCCGAAGCCCAGTGGGAACCGGTCAAGGTGCGCTGCGGCTATGCCGACGGCATGATGCTGGCCTATGAATTGCTCGATGGCAGCGGCACCGTCATCAGCGAGCCGGCGGCAGCGCCCGCGGTGCGCAGCAGCGGCGGCAGCAATACGCGCCAGGCCACCAGCAGCAAGGGCCACAAGGGCAGCAAGGCAAGCAAGTCCGGCTCCGGCAAGGCCACCAAGTCGACCTCCTCGTCCAGGTCGAGCAGCAGCAAATCGACGGCCAAGAGCAGCAGCGCCAAGACCAGCAAGGCCACCGCCAGCAAGTCGACCACCAAGAAGCCGCACTGA
- a CDS encoding glutathione S-transferase: MLKLCGFAASNYYNKVKLALLEKNLPFEEELAWIGKTDLEASPLGKVPYMITDHGPLCESEVLDAYIEATYPQAPLLPASPYEAAKVRELVTFLELYLELTARELYAEAFFGGKVSDGVKERQKKLLERYIPAFAKLAKFSPYLAGDTFTLADCAAVVHFPLISSCTKIIYGTDMLADLPVKAYLKRMSERPTVQKVNEDRKANTELMLSGRK, encoded by the coding sequence ATGCTGAAACTCTGTGGTTTTGCCGCCAGCAACTACTACAACAAGGTCAAGCTGGCCTTGCTGGAAAAGAACCTGCCGTTCGAGGAGGAGCTGGCCTGGATCGGCAAGACCGATCTCGAAGCCTCGCCGCTGGGCAAGGTGCCCTACATGATCACCGATCACGGCCCGCTATGCGAGTCCGAAGTACTGGACGCCTATATCGAGGCGACCTACCCGCAAGCGCCGCTGCTGCCCGCCAGCCCCTACGAGGCGGCCAAGGTGCGCGAACTGGTGACCTTCCTGGAGCTGTACCTGGAGCTGACCGCGCGCGAGCTTTACGCTGAAGCGTTTTTCGGCGGCAAGGTCAGCGATGGCGTCAAGGAACGCCAGAAAAAGCTGCTGGAACGCTATATCCCCGCCTTCGCCAAGCTGGCGAAGTTCTCGCCCTACCTGGCGGGCGACACCTTTACGCTGGCGGACTGCGCCGCGGTGGTGCACTTTCCGCTGATCTCGTCTTGCACCAAGATCATCTACGGTACGGACATGCTGGCCGACCTGCCGGTCAAGGCGTACCTCAAGCGCATGTCGGAGCGCCCGACGGTGCAAAAGGTGAATGAGGATCGCAAGGCGAATACCGAGCTGATGCTGAGCGGCCGGAAGTAA
- the yaaA gene encoding peroxide stress protein YaaA, whose product MLIVLSPAKSLDYETPPRLKTHTLPRFIDRSAVLIERLRKLAPQDIGALMDISDKLAVLNATRYGDWSPEFTAANSKQAVLAFNGDVYEGFDASSLSDDDVGFAQKHVRILSGLYGVLRPLDWMQPYRLEMGTRLDNVAGKDLYAFWGDDVTQLLNDDFKALKAEGSPALVNLASEEYFKVVRPKVLGARIVTPVFEDWKGGRYKIISFHAKRARGFMARYAVTHRITEPAKLKRFAEHGYAFDAAASDDARWVFRRRLED is encoded by the coding sequence ATGCTCATCGTCTTGTCCCCTGCCAAGTCGCTCGACTACGAGACGCCCCCGCGTCTGAAGACCCATACGCTGCCCCGTTTTATCGACCGTTCGGCGGTGCTGATCGAGCGTCTGCGCAAGCTCGCGCCGCAGGATATCGGGGCGCTGATGGACATCTCCGACAAGCTCGCGGTGCTCAACGCCACCCGCTACGGCGACTGGTCGCCGGAATTTACCGCGGCCAACAGCAAGCAGGCCGTGCTCGCCTTCAACGGCGATGTGTACGAGGGGTTCGACGCGTCCAGCCTGTCGGACGATGACGTTGGCTTCGCGCAGAAGCATGTGCGCATCCTGTCCGGCCTCTACGGCGTGCTGCGCCCGCTCGACTGGATGCAGCCCTACCGGCTGGAGATGGGCACGCGCCTGGACAACGTGGCAGGCAAGGATCTCTATGCGTTCTGGGGCGATGACGTCACGCAGTTGCTCAACGATGACTTCAAGGCACTGAAGGCAGAAGGCAGCCCGGCCCTGGTCAACCTGGCCTCCGAGGAATACTTCAAGGTGGTGCGTCCCAAGGTGCTTGGCGCCAGGATCGTCACGCCGGTGTTCGAGGACTGGAAGGGCGGCCGCTACAAGATCATTTCCTTCCACGCCAAGCGGGCGCGCGGCTTCATGGCCCGCTACGCGGTGACGCATCGCATCACCGAGCCGGCCAAGCTCAAGCGTTTCGCCGAGCATGGCTACGCCTTCGATGCCGCGGCATCCGACGACGCCCGCTGGGTCTTCCGCCGCCGCCTCGAAGACTGA
- a CDS encoding phosphotransferase — MSTNVSNFEGTREVAEQQRFDLAALEAWMREHVAGFAGPLSIEQFKGGQSNPTFKLITPGQTYVMRAKPGPKSKLLPSAHAIEREYRVMAALAGTDVPVARMYALCEDEAVIGRAFYIMEFVAGRVLWDQSLPDMTPAERAAIYDEMNRVISALHTVDYKAIGLGDYGKPGNYFSRQIERWTKQYKLSETESIPAMDSLMAWLPEHIPQEDADLTSIVHGDYRLDNLMFHPTEPRVLAVLDWELSTLGHPMADFGYHCMSWHIAPGQFRGIAGLDHAGLGIPDEAAYRRTYEQRTGRPITGDWNFYLAFSMFRIAGILQGIMKRVVDGTASSAQAADAGKRARPMAEMGWEYAKKAKQ; from the coding sequence ATGAGCACCAACGTTTCGAATTTCGAAGGCACCCGCGAGGTAGCCGAGCAGCAACGCTTTGACCTGGCCGCGCTGGAAGCCTGGATGCGCGAGCATGTTGCCGGCTTTGCCGGCCCGCTCTCCATCGAGCAGTTCAAGGGCGGGCAGTCCAACCCCACGTTCAAGCTGATCACACCTGGCCAGACCTACGTGATGCGCGCCAAGCCGGGCCCCAAGTCCAAGCTGCTGCCTTCGGCCCACGCCATCGAGCGCGAATACCGCGTGATGGCCGCGCTGGCCGGCACCGATGTGCCGGTGGCCAGGATGTATGCGCTGTGCGAAGACGAAGCCGTGATCGGCCGCGCCTTCTACATCATGGAATTCGTCGCCGGCCGCGTGCTGTGGGACCAGTCGCTGCCCGACATGACACCGGCCGAGCGCGCCGCCATCTACGACGAGATGAACCGCGTCATCTCCGCGCTGCACACCGTCGACTACAAGGCCATCGGCCTGGGCGACTACGGCAAGCCGGGCAACTACTTCTCGCGCCAGATCGAGCGCTGGACCAAGCAATACAAGCTGTCCGAGACCGAGAGCATCCCGGCCATGGACTCGCTGATGGCCTGGCTGCCCGAGCATATCCCGCAGGAAGACGCCGATCTCACGTCCATCGTGCATGGCGACTACCGGCTCGATAACCTCATGTTCCACCCCACCGAGCCGCGCGTGCTGGCCGTGCTCGACTGGGAACTGTCCACGCTGGGGCACCCGATGGCCGACTTCGGCTATCACTGCATGAGCTGGCACATTGCCCCGGGACAGTTCCGCGGCATCGCTGGCCTGGACCATGCCGGGCTCGGCATCCCTGACGAGGCCGCGTACCGCCGCACCTACGAGCAACGCACTGGCCGGCCGATCACCGGCGACTGGAATTTCTACCTGGCGTTCAGCATGTTCCGGATTGCCGGCATCCTGCAGGGGATCATGAAGCGCGTGGTGGACGGGACGGCTTCCTCCGCGCAGGCCGCGGATGCAGGAAAGCGTGCCCGGCCGATGGCGGAAATGGGCTGGGAGTACGCAAAAAAGGCCAAGCAATAA
- a CDS encoding putative toxin-antitoxin system toxin component, PIN family, which yields MHPDSTAAPLNSPPAPQAIPVPGPLAPRVVLDSNIWVDLLVFADPHVEPIRAALDTGAIAAVIRADCREELRRVLAYPQFAHFGVDIPAAMATVDRLTTRIAIPEEADIAAARLPRCRDTDDQKFIELAHFAQAACLVSKDKAVLKLKGRLRRQSGVDILLPQAFASWLTAREEAAAQAPADPR from the coding sequence ATGCACCCCGACTCCACCGCAGCACCCCTCAATTCCCCGCCGGCCCCACAGGCCATTCCCGTCCCCGGCCCGCTGGCACCGCGGGTCGTGCTCGACTCCAACATCTGGGTCGACCTGCTGGTCTTTGCGGATCCGCACGTCGAGCCGATCCGGGCCGCGCTGGACACCGGCGCCATTGCGGCGGTGATCCGCGCCGATTGCCGCGAGGAGTTGCGCCGAGTGCTGGCTTATCCGCAATTTGCCCATTTTGGTGTCGATATTCCCGCCGCCATGGCCACAGTCGACCGGCTGACCACCCGCATCGCCATCCCGGAAGAAGCCGACATCGCAGCGGCCCGCCTGCCGCGCTGCCGCGATACCGACGACCAGAAGTTCATCGAGCTGGCGCACTTTGCCCAGGCCGCCTGCCTGGTCTCCAAGGACAAGGCCGTGCTCAAGCTCAAAGGCCGCCTGCGCCGCCAGAGCGGCGTGGACATCCTGCTGCCCCAGGCCTTCGCCAGCTGGCTGACGGCGCGCGAGGAGGCCGCGGCACAGGCGCCGGCCGATCCCCGCTAG
- a CDS encoding oxepin-CoA hydrolase, alternative type: MTAQLLSERVDTTLVLTISNPEARNALHPDIYAASQEALELASRDDEIRAVVITGADGVFCAGGNLNRLLGNRAKPREVQAESIEVLNHWIETLHAFPKPIIAAVEGPAAGAGFSLVLACDFVVAASDAKFVMAYVNVGLTPDGGGSYELARALPRQLASELIMEGKPVDAARLAHFGLVNRVVPPGQALTEALRLGESLATRSPHAMGRIKGLINHAATASLTEHLAQERDNFVAALHHKDGGEGISAFLEKRKPNYR, from the coding sequence ATGACCGCACAGCTGTTATCCGAACGCGTCGACACCACCCTGGTGCTGACCATCTCGAACCCCGAGGCACGCAACGCGCTGCATCCGGACATCTACGCGGCCTCGCAGGAAGCGCTTGAGCTGGCCTCGCGCGACGACGAAATCCGCGCGGTGGTGATCACCGGCGCGGATGGCGTGTTCTGCGCCGGCGGCAACCTCAACCGCCTGCTTGGCAACCGCGCCAAGCCGCGCGAGGTGCAAGCCGAGAGCATCGAAGTCCTGAACCACTGGATCGAAACGCTGCACGCCTTCCCCAAGCCGATCATCGCTGCCGTGGAAGGCCCCGCCGCGGGCGCCGGCTTCTCGCTGGTGCTCGCCTGCGATTTCGTGGTGGCCGCCAGCGACGCCAAGTTCGTGATGGCCTACGTCAACGTTGGCCTCACGCCTGACGGCGGCGGCTCGTACGAGCTGGCCCGTGCCCTGCCCCGGCAGCTCGCCTCCGAACTGATCATGGAAGGCAAGCCCGTGGATGCCGCGCGCCTGGCCCATTTCGGGCTGGTCAACCGCGTGGTGCCGCCCGGCCAGGCGCTGACCGAAGCGCTGCGCCTGGGCGAATCGCTGGCCACGCGCTCGCCGCACGCCATGGGCCGCATCAAGGGCCTGATCAACCACGCCGCCACCGCCAGCCTGACCGAGCACCTGGCGCAAGAGCGCGACAACTTCGTGGCCGCGCTGCATCACAAGGATGGCGGCGAAGGCATCAGCGCCTTCCTGGAAAAGCGCAAGCCGAACTACCGCTGA
- a CDS encoding 3-hydroxyacyl-CoA dehydrogenase produces MSTFTIDSLGIVGTGAMGRGIAQIAAQAGLTVSLYDTNPQAVAAARQYLQDTFAKLAEKGKMSAEDGAAALARVLPCNALEDLAGCDMVLEAIVEKLEVKRDLVAKLEAILRADAVIASNTSSLSITAIAVGAKQPGRIAGYHFFNPVPLMKVVEVIDGLSGDPAVGDALMALSRRLGHTPVRCKDMPGFIVNHAGRGMNIEGLKVAQEGVAGFADIDAIMREQAGFRMGPFELMDLTGLDVSHPVMESIYNQFYQEPRYRPSPITAIRSVGGLIGRKAGAGFYRYADGQKQLPATAAVPTARPASVWVSLADERGHGMAVKLLLSLGITPEAGNRPSDDALIVVTPLGLDATTCALHEGLDPTRVVAIDTLLPFEATKRRTLMTTPATSAAMREAAHGVFGSDGVPVTVIRDSAGFVAQRIISCIVNIASDIAQQRIATPVDIDLAVNLGLGYPKGPLALGDVIGPHLVLTVLRNLERLTGDMRYRPSPWLWRRAGLGLSLLAEEQ; encoded by the coding sequence ATGAGCACTTTCACCATTGACTCGCTGGGCATCGTCGGCACCGGCGCCATGGGCCGGGGCATTGCCCAGATCGCCGCGCAGGCCGGGCTGACCGTCAGCCTGTACGACACCAACCCGCAAGCCGTGGCCGCCGCCCGGCAATACCTGCAGGATACGTTCGCCAAGCTGGCCGAAAAGGGCAAGATGAGCGCCGAGGACGGCGCCGCCGCGCTGGCCCGCGTGCTGCCCTGCAATGCCCTGGAAGACCTGGCGGGCTGCGACATGGTGCTCGAGGCCATCGTCGAAAAGCTCGAAGTCAAGCGTGACCTGGTGGCCAAGCTCGAAGCCATCCTGCGTGCGGATGCCGTGATTGCCTCCAACACGTCGTCGCTGTCGATCACCGCGATCGCGGTGGGCGCCAAGCAACCTGGCCGCATCGCCGGCTATCACTTCTTCAACCCGGTGCCGCTGATGAAGGTGGTCGAGGTGATCGACGGCCTGTCCGGCGACCCCGCCGTGGGTGACGCGCTGATGGCCCTGTCGCGCCGCCTGGGCCATACCCCGGTGCGCTGCAAGGACATGCCCGGCTTTATCGTCAACCATGCCGGGCGCGGCATGAACATCGAAGGCCTGAAGGTCGCGCAGGAAGGCGTGGCCGGGTTCGCCGACATCGACGCCATCATGCGCGAGCAGGCGGGCTTTCGCATGGGCCCGTTCGAGCTGATGGACCTGACCGGGCTGGACGTGTCGCACCCGGTGATGGAATCCATCTACAACCAGTTCTACCAGGAACCGCGCTACCGCCCGTCGCCCATCACGGCGATCCGCTCGGTGGGCGGCCTGATCGGCCGCAAGGCCGGCGCCGGTTTCTACCGCTATGCCGACGGCCAGAAGCAGCTGCCCGCCACCGCCGCCGTGCCCACCGCGCGCCCGGCCAGCGTCTGGGTCAGCCTTGCCGACGAACGCGGCCACGGCATGGCGGTCAAGCTGCTGCTCTCGCTGGGCATCACGCCCGAAGCCGGCAACCGGCCCTCGGACGACGCCCTGATCGTGGTCACGCCGCTGGGGCTGGACGCCACCACCTGCGCCCTGCATGAGGGCCTGGACCCCACCCGCGTGGTCGCCATCGACACGCTGCTGCCGTTCGAAGCCACCAAGCGCCGCACGCTGATGACCACGCCGGCCACGTCAGCCGCCATGCGCGAGGCCGCGCACGGCGTGTTCGGCAGCGACGGCGTGCCCGTGACCGTGATCCGCGACTCGGCCGGCTTCGTGGCCCAGCGCATCATCAGCTGCATCGTGAACATCGCCAGCGACATCGCGCAACAGCGCATTGCCACGCCGGTGGACATCGACCTCGCCGTCAACCTGGGCCTGGGCTACCCCAAGGGCCCGCTGGCGCTGGGCGACGTGATCGGCCCGCATCTGGTGCTGACCGTGCTGCGCAACCTGGAACGCCTGACCGGCGACATGCGCTACCGCCCCAGCCCGTGGCTGTGGCGCCGCGCCGGCCTCGGGCTGTCGCTGCTGGCCGAAGAGCAGTAA